Part of the Lytechinus variegatus isolate NC3 chromosome 16, Lvar_3.0, whole genome shotgun sequence genome, TGGCCATAAATTTTGTGTGCTTTATTTTAAATcttctttttatatttaaatgCAAGTATGTAAATAAAGATTTTGCTAATACCAGTGGTTCGTGCTTCTGCTTTGTTGTACAGTGTCACACGTTGCATGCACCATTACAATAAATGATATATTCGCTTTGATATTAACCTCCGTTTAAACAGGAAGTGTTATAACACTTCCCTGGTAAAAAGGTGCAATAAGTAATTAGCGATTTTGAATAATTAGGGgcttttatattatttattttgaatactTATATACAGTAGTTTTATTCTTTGTTCAACGAATTTCCAATTTAGGGTTGTAAGAAATGTACATTGGGGTGTGTTATAATCCTTATTTAATATCAATCTCGCAtatctatttcatatttttttgtactttgGACAACTTCCCCATGCAGTGCAACAATAATCAatatgtttctgtttctgtttgtggtaactcccgtaggaactcggcaggacagcattctGCTGGTAAACgtcaagctggtatataaccaattacctatgaaacattttacgtctaggttaatcagtcacagtggctgaccttatagacaacagatatcactctcgggcctttttatcaaagtggagacaatggcagagtagtgattcgaactcacaaccttgcgattatgagtccaatgctctaaccactggaccacatgaCCCTCTATGTGGTAAAATTTAAGCAAAATATAAGGCTACAAGAGTTTTATGAGGTATTAATTGCTTTATGCGGCAAATACATCCAATTAAACGTGATATTTTAGTTACTGTTTTATATGATCAGACCACGTCAGTTGTGAGTCAAGTATAACCccaagatattttattttatcaacacACTGCAGGTAGTTATCGTATAATTTGATCTTGAATTGGTGATTATCTAGCTTTCTTTTAGTGCCGAAAGGCATGACCATGGTTTTTTGAGGATGAATATACATCTTATTAATATCAAACCACTTGCAGattaaatcaaagtaattttgtaaattaaattgaacttcaagaaagttatgagaatttTTACAAATAAGGGTATAATCTGCATAAAGTGAAATTAGGAATTTGTATGAAATCTTTGGTTGTTAATATCGTTATAAACAAAAGATCAAGGGGCCCAGGATTGACCCCTGGGGCACCCCGGATTTCACAGTTAAAAAACTCACAGTTTAATTATCTATATTAACACATTGTTGTCTTCCGACCAAGTACGATTTAAACCATTCACGTACCTCACCATAGAAAATCCGTTTATCAAGTATTGTTTCGtacgtacatacatgtacatatgtacacaCACAAACATCATACACAAAAACATTAAATCATAAAGTATAACAATATCGAAAAAATAGAACTTGGTCTGATTAATTGCATATGGACACTTAATTTGAGCGCCCTGATgataaatgtgttttatttaataaaagcagaaaaatagaaaaaaaatgtgaaggtttgatgaaaatccatcaaagaataattcatgatttcttttttgttttattccatgggggggggggttgataaTAAGCAAATAAATTCCCCCCTGCAGGCCAATAGTCTGcatgagaaaaattgaatatgtttACATTCAGGTGTGATTCATCTTACGGACATGCTCCAGAGAGCATCTTTTGTGCTACTCCACGTTTGGCTGATTTACACATTGTCACGATCTGTATATTTTCTTGTGACTATGGGAGAGGGTTCAAACGGTTCATGTATTGTGTGGAGCAGTAACAtacgcaggatttttttttaaagggggtgGGTCAAGCAGAATGAAATGTTGACAACCCAAAAAAgaaaactgtttaaaaaaatagaaggggTGGGGTTTGCATTCTTAAGGGGGTCTGGGGGAACCAAACAAATTAAGGGGGGAGTTGAACCCCtgttaccaccccccccccctcgtgtACGCCACTGGTGTGGAGCAGACAGGTAGTTGACATGAATTAGAACCTGTCGTGAATCTGTCTTGCTCGATCAGGGAAATGTAGCTGCAACATTGGAAGAAAAATCGACAAAATTCATTGGGACACTTTTCGGTTCGAGAAATTTCGATATCATCATGACAATTAACCTAAATATGAAACACTGGTCATCAAAGCAAGTTTATTTCAAGGTGAGAATAAATCAGTATTTTCTCCTCACAAGAGTCGCTCTAACAAGGAAGTAGATAACTCAATAAATATGATCGTGTGATTTAAGACTGCGCAATCACTATCTGATAATCTGATATGGTTGATTTTGTAATTTCGGCTCTGAAGCTATGTATCTCATAACCTTTCTCCGGTTTTTCTCGCGATAATTAAAGACAATGATAAAATACATCTAAATACAGACACTGTTTGGAATGAATATgtttaataatacatgtatttattattgGAATTAAATAATAAATCGTTTGTACTGAAATAATAATTACTAGTTACTTATCATTATAAGCCAAGTATTTCAACTGAATTTCAAGTGTTTGTcatctcagccccccccccctcccctaccTCAAAGGATGTCGTGTAGGCTCCATTCCACGTGACTATAGCTACACTATGCTACACTTATAAAACGTTGTGGggaattcttttgttttctctctccCAGTGATCGCCATAAAGCTCATAATCTAGAATTTTTATATTCTCCTTTTCAAGTCACGgtagataatttttttctttttttgtgattcaaaaaggaaaaagaagaaaaaatcagGGGCGGCGATCCTGGGGGCCGGAAGGACAGTGCCCCATATTTGACCCACCGAAAAGGTACCATTTTACGCAAGAAAGATGCCTTCTCACGAACGTGTGCCCCTTTCACCCAAGGACCCGTTTTAGGTGTTACCAAGTGCCCTTTGTCGTATAAGTGTCAATTTTTACCCAAAAATGCCCCCTTTTGAACGTGGCCTGTGCCTTTTTTTCACCTGAGGACACATTTTATGCCGTTAGCAAGTGCCCTTTTGCCTTCTTGCGGGTGCCCTTTCTCGAAACAGTGCCCCTTTGTACCCACGAAAAGTGCCCCTACGCCGAcatgttctgtgcccctttcacctgagaaggacccgcTGTATGTTTTAACGAGTGCCCCCTTGCCTTCTCATATGTGCCTGCTCTTCATATCAGAAAGGTTGTCCTTAaaattaccctttttgtgccctATTTTTCATTTCGCGTTCTGCTTCCTTCTGCAAGTACATCCTTTAATCGCATAATCCCTTTAAAAACTGcccctttcattctttttttttcttttgataatgaaattcatcccTTATAACCTCTTCTCTTATTTCCTGCCCTTTATTAATATGCTCATGATTTACTTTGATAAATGCCCCTTTTCTTTCtagtttattcaaaatgtttagTCCGTTATTAAATATTATGACGACGTCGATTTGTACATGATTCTGGAAAAACACATTCTAAATTGATGAATGTCACATAATAATTATCTCGAGGAATGCGATGCTGTTGCTATTCGAAACAAAGCGCTGCGTAGAGGGAAACGTTAGGGTGTTTAATAACAGCATCATTGGTAAGAAACAAGAAAACGATATTCTCATTTATATACGTTACTttgtatgaagaaaaaaacttgTCAGAATAATCCTACGTGCCTTAATTTTCATGGGTCACGATAAAGGGTTAGataagtctttttttttgtctcacctgcgaagcaaagtgagactataggcgccgcttttccgacggcggcggcggcgtcaacatcaaatcttaacctgaggttaagtttttgaaatgacgtcataacttagaaagtatataaacctagttaataaaacttggtcataaggttgatcaagtattactgaacatcctattagagtttcatgtcacatgactaaggtcaaaggtcatttagggtcaatgaacttagaccatgttggaggaatcaacatcaaaatcttaacctgaggttaagtttttgaaatgtcatcataacttagaaaatatatggacctagttcatgtaacttggacataaggttaatcaagtatcactgaacatcctacatgagtttcacgtcacatgatcaaggtcaaaggtcatttagggtcaatgaactttggccgaattgggcatatctgttgaattcccatcataactttgaaagtttatggatctgattcgtgaaacttggacacaatagtaatcaagcatcactgaaaattttgtgcaagattcaggtctcatgattaaggtcaaaggtcatttagggtcaatgaactttggccgaatcgggggtatctgttgaattaccatcataactttgaaagattattggtctagttcattaaacttggacattagagtaattaagtatcactgaacatcctgttcgagtttcaggtcacatgaccaaggtcaaaggtcaatgaactttggccgaattgggtgtatctgttgaattaccatcataactttgaaagtttatggatctgattcatgaaacttgtacataagagtaatcaagtatcactgaacatcctgttcgagtttcaggtcacatgatcaagatcaaatgtcatgtaaggtcaatgaagtttggccatgttgggtttttttgttgaataaccatcatatctctgtaagtttattggtctagttcataaaaagtggacataagagtaaccatgtatcgctgaacatcttgtgcgagttagagtagtattcaaagtcagcactgctgctcaggcgcgccggaacactttcagttttgggggggcaaaatcccgaagggggcacaatatttttgacagcgtgagataccgaagcgatcgagcgggagaggctatgggacccccccccccccccccccccacggtaaggattttgtgtaaaatggagtataaaagttgcgtttctaagtgcattcaaaaattaatttcttgagaattaaacagtcttggagttctttttgctccttctgtttcctcccttctgacccagcctggtgtttcttcatgaccagggtcgcagttccagcaaattgcgagccttattgcaaacgaaattgtttcaaaccagtgtaatataggccttttaaagactttaacatgtttaagatgacaaacatgaccgtacgcagccgggggccgccgatcgagagggcaaaattcaccaaaagtgtgcacgaaatccttcaatttcattctagaaaatgcaaaagctctcccatcacaaatcccctcgctcttacgtttcttcgaaaatttaggtcttgcagcccacccactcccgggatgttgtttttttttatttttgcaaacgtccatgaataacaaaagctgggatgaaccagagaacatagctgccatctcgatctgattagtaacaggtaatgggaagaagttttggaatctaaaatacataagtgctatatatgagctgaaatagtatcagacaaaacgccttccaatcatgccaatgaaaaggaatagaggaaatacggggctgtgaaaatatcttaagattttttttatagtagagcactactgtaacgcttatttttttcttttatattctttacatttttattcatatctcggataatatcttccggtcaagaagacactttcacagatgattttatttttttcatgtctaaacattatctctaagttgctttcgagtgggattcaccatttttacaaattataaattataatcctctacacatgattattctgagtgtaattttctgataacatgtctatattgagttgaaatgaccttggtattttctttagggcactgaattgttattattgcgtcacctgtgcctgggaggcgaaaagtgaactgaatcactatgatccacaggtctctccttccgatataactgatggggggtgcaggtggacctcgacaccggggtttccccctactcttatacgaatagtgcagtgggttcttaacgtgccaaggtggtgactctcctctacacggggcctccatttaacgtcctattcgagggacggagtgttttccattgtaacatagcctgcatctatgaaacatgggagagacgtttacacacaacgcactgacttcagtcatccgccaagggtggactcgaacctacgatctttgcttcgacttcgacgggcagacgcgttaccgactgagccaacaccgctctcttgttatcactgtattaactcaatttatatttagttgaaaatgaaataattgaaacaagtttctcgagatgttatggtttctgggcttgacagctatgacatagattccatatcttaCTCGAGTAagtagtgttcacgcgcgttagttatatcgggtccggtctgagcgtttctgggcgaccgcgcgtttgttagacgacacagccagcatcatagaattataaacctaatcattggtggaccactatcaatttgccattcgcttttagtctgaaatgtattcattaaaaggttaaacgttatcacactgtaataagatggaaaaggggcttatcaaagctatgtttcacagaggaactgttcgtcaaaagacgcgaggcttactatgatcatgtatttgccccgtcaggggcaaatttttttcatttttgacaatggaaatgacaattttcaggcagaaaagtgccttcatttacttttgtcctaaaataatttatcatttttcatctttcaggggggcacgttggggggcaaaatctcgttttgcccccccaaaattttatttggggggcaagtgcccccctgcccccccgcttccggcgcccttgctgctgctatattgaactgcgtgatgcaggtgagacggccagaggcattccacttttttTGGATAGTGacctttttgaaagaaaatgtaccCCCTGTAACTTCGCTCCGCTGCCCCTAGAATTATcgtgtgaaaaattattttgattttgagatttaaaaCAGATAACTGATcgttgataaaataatttgtttcgggagtgaaataagaaaaataggGAAACGGAAAACGATTCGTTTttccattttacttttttttatatatatatttgaactTTTAGTTTCTCTTTGGcgaaacaaaaaattgaaattttcgcTTTTCCCTTTTCCGTTTCGAAATCAGACAAACGAATTATCTAACAGTACATTGATTTTTACCCGGGCACTAAATGCATGAGCTAtgagcattttcttttttcaattataattatttttcataggACTATAAAGTTGCTGTCTTCTTTACAATCCTAACTTGTGTCAGCGTCTTTGCTAACGTACCTGATGATCCATGCATCTTTATAAACGCGACGAATCACATTTGTTCATGTACGGCACCGCCACCCTCACCTCCACCGTGTCCACCGGTTATCTTTCCAGGTAACTATTGTCTCACTGtgagaatgaatgaattaaccATTTGTCACTCATGGTCTCTAATTCATATCATATGTCAGGGGTGGATAcaggattttccaggggggggggcattttgtaaaggaaaaaaaattacaagcaaaaaaaaaagttctttaaTACCAAATCGAGGATCTTTTGTTCCAGGAATAAAATACTAATTTTACCATTCCCCTTTTTCGGGccctttatatttcatttatttctatttcctttttttcacgGGGGAGGGGTAGTGCACCCCGTCTTCCCATCTGTTCAACACTGTGCCAATTGGAACGTCTTCATTTCATACAGTATAAGGAGATGCAATCATCATTTTAAAggaacttcatttttttattccttgattGAGGGTGTGACATTTAACTAACCTTTATCAAAACTCAACTTGTCTGCCAAGAGAACTTTCCTGGTcataaagggggggggagatttcTGTACGATGTCGATAATGACGATGGTCGTCATGATCAGATGGTGGACGATAAAACTTCTGTCCAATATTGGGACATGTACAAACTCTGGATCTCTGTTAAGTGTAACAAAAGTTCTCCGTTAATGGGGCAAGGTCAAATCATTATGGTCTTGAGTGAAAAAAGGGTGAATTTGGAACGGGGTAGCCCCTCGCCCCCACCCTTTACAGTTCCCATTGATTCATTGATTCCCTCTTTAAAATATATCGATATTCTATTCAGTGAACAACCTGTCCGAGTTCGGAGCAACAACCCATTCAGTTTCAGTCACGTGGTTACCGCCAAGTTTCTGCAGGTACACTGGTTATCATGCGTCCTGTTCAAATGGATCAGAAGTTATACCACAGCAAACCCTTGATGCCCAGACGACAATCTTTAATTGTACCAATCTTATACCTGGAATGTGTGGACTCAACATCACAGTCACAACATTGTTTAATTATTGTGAGAGCGAACCAAGATCGATCACCCTTGCAACAGGTTGGTTGTTTcatcaatcataattcattttagTATGAGGATATAGTGATTTCCATGGGGGGGATATTGAGCatctttgttttcttaaaatcaaCGAGAATCGACTTCTAAAGATTGATACCCTACCATGCCCACGGtaatcttaaagggatggtccgggctgaaaatatttatatcttaatacatagagtagaattcacaaagcaaaatgctgaaaatttcatcaaaatcggataacaaataataaagtgatTGAAGTTTATAGTTTAGCAACATTTTGTGAACacggtcgtcatgaatattcattaggagggctgatgatgtcacatctacACTTACCGTTTTCttaagttatgacataaaatcatattctttttcattatttcatatatgtatacttgtgtgaataatatatatcccttataatgaaataagtcgCAGCactaaatatctaatgcactaaattatTTGTCGAATTTTCGAATTTTCTACttcttaaaggaaaaaaattgaataaacctgatttcaaataataaaatacaaaaaaggtggagatgtgacatcatcggtggactgttttcacaaaatattgccatactttaaaatttaataactttgttatttctaatccgattttgatgaaattttcggcattttgctcagtgaattctactctatctATGAAGTTATATTTACTTTCAGTCCGGCCATCCCTTTAATCTATGTTTCCGCCATCGAAAAGTATCAGTGCCTTGAATGAATTTCATCAGATGACTTTCGTTTGTAGCTGTTAACACCAAGCACATTTCAAGTGAAATCTAGTCTAggagggtgttgcaagaaacttgcgatcaatcgcaagtccgtTATTGGTCCCTTAATCAATCACATGTCTTGCACTTAAtttcaaattagtgattgattgctaatctgctccttgaaacaagaggtttaatctgatttgctacggCTAACCCCGGCGGCTAacattgatctatcagttgtgaAATtgtaacagaatatttgcaattgatcgcaaatattttcttgcaacacccctcaGGATTGACAAATTGATTTGTGTTTTCCTCTATAGTTCCTTCACAGGTAACTAACCTGACTGAATGTGGAGCAACCGATGATTCCATATCAGCTTGTTGGTTACCACCTCATGGCATGTATGATGGTTATAAAGTGACCTGTTCAGGTAGAGAACCAACTCTTCTTGATGCTGACACGACCATGTTTACATGTACTAATCTACCtatttctggaaaaaaatattacatgacAGTAATTACCGTTAGCTGTGAAAAGGAAAGCGAACCATCAGTAATTACAATTCTAGCACGTGAGTCGATCTTgtgttattatcataattagaaTTGTGGatgattgattcattgattCATATTCATTGACTCATATCATTCTGAtattgatgtgaatgcagaaataaataaaatcaaaatcaaattaatcatGTATTTATACTTGTATGATAAAAGGTCTT contains:
- the LOC121430210 gene encoding fibronectin-like produces the protein MTINLNMKHWSSKQVYFKDYKVAVFFTILTCVSVFANVPDDPCIFINATNHICSCTAPPPSPPPCPPVIFPVNNLSEFGATTHSVSVTWLPPSFCRYTGYHASCSNGSEVIPQQTLDAQTTIFNCTNLIPGMCGLNITVTTLFNYCESEPRSITLATVPSQVTNLTECGATDDSISACWLPPHGMYDGYKVTCSGREPTLLDADTTMFTCTNLPISGKKYYMTVITVSCEKESEPSVITILALPSQVTNLTECGATDDSISACWLPPHGMYDGYKVTCSGREPTLLDADTTMFTCTNLTTSGIKYNMTVTTVSCEKEGEPSVITIVARESILGHHTY